The following coding sequences are from one Leptospira ellinghausenii window:
- a CDS encoding FAD-binding domain-containing protein — MKVSFPTDPISIQKRIQSIDPIMYGSSRNYIDGSVSLLSPYIARGYISTKQIFEHVSSLGYKPYQITKFVQELTWRDYFQQVWRNKGELLFQDLKHPQPGIRHYQIPKSILNGHVQTGISGINRELLDFYETGYLHNHVRMYIASLVCNIGGAYWKKPSEWMYYHLLDADAASNTCSWQWVSGSFSSKKYIANQENINKYLKSNDHDTYLDRSYEEILEFNFIPKELEDLFDWDLTNVYQETENWIESKISNANPEDRIYSYTNPNFPLDLDLSLPVLLYDFYNIDPNWKKNIKANRIFILRPHFFRKYPSSPKTMDFIFALAKNIPKIQFFWGEWEDLLHQLNSVRPEIYWKEHPTNKEYIGKKEERDWIFPEVSGYYPSFFTYWKKCEKIWDRKNLQNQPSLI; from the coding sequence TTGAAAGTTTCCTTTCCAACAGATCCAATCTCTATTCAAAAAAGAATCCAATCAATTGATCCAATCATGTATGGAAGTTCAAGAAACTATATTGATGGATCAGTTTCATTATTATCACCTTACATTGCGAGAGGTTATATATCCACCAAACAGATATTTGAACATGTATCTTCCCTGGGATACAAACCTTACCAAATCACAAAATTTGTTCAAGAATTAACCTGGCGTGATTATTTTCAGCAAGTTTGGCGAAACAAGGGCGAACTTTTATTCCAAGATTTAAAACACCCACAACCCGGTATCAGGCATTATCAAATTCCCAAATCAATTTTGAATGGCCATGTCCAAACAGGGATCTCGGGCATAAACCGAGAGTTACTCGATTTTTACGAAACAGGTTATCTTCACAATCATGTAAGAATGTACATTGCATCCCTAGTTTGTAACATTGGAGGTGCCTACTGGAAAAAACCTTCGGAATGGATGTATTATCATTTGTTAGATGCTGATGCAGCAAGTAACACTTGTAGCTGGCAGTGGGTATCTGGTTCCTTTAGTTCTAAAAAATATATAGCTAACCAAGAGAACATTAACAAATACCTAAAATCGAATGACCATGACACTTATCTAGATAGAAGTTATGAAGAAATTTTAGAATTTAATTTCATTCCAAAGGAATTGGAGGATTTGTTTGACTGGGATTTAACGAATGTTTACCAAGAAACTGAAAATTGGATCGAATCAAAAATTTCGAATGCAAATCCAGAGGATCGAATATATTCTTACACCAATCCGAATTTTCCTTTGGATTTGGACCTTTCCTTACCAGTGTTATTATATGATTTTTATAATATAGACCCAAATTGGAAAAAAAACATAAAGGCAAATCGTATTTTTATTTTACGCCCTCATTTTTTTAGAAAGTATCCATCGTCTCCCAAAACTATGGACTTTATATTCGCTCTCGCAAAGAATATACCGAAAATCCAATTTTTTTGGGGCGAATGGGAAGATCTATTACACCAATTAAATTCAGTTCGACCTGAAATTTATTGGAAAGAACACCCAACTAACAAAGAATATATTGGTAAAAAAGAGGAAAGAGACTGGATTTTTCCTGAAGTTTCTGGATACTATCCTTCCTTTTTTACATATTGGAAAAAATGTGAAAAAATATGGGATCGAAAAAATTTGCAGAACCAACCAAGTTTGATTTAA